The DNA region cagtattctttcctacctggagaattccattgacaaggaagcctgttgggctacaatccatgcgggtcacaaagaactggacatgaatgagcgactaacactttcactatattTCAGCATCTCACATCATTGAAATTCAGCTGCAGGTGGAAGGCACACTGGTGGTCTCCACTGTGGCCACgtcctccctctccccaacctCCAAAGCCCAATCTCCAGTGAGTAAGCACTCTGTTGTGAATTGCAAGGCCTTTTATTTCTGGTATTACCTACTCAGACACAGACATGGTGGGTTGCTGACACTACTTAGTGATCAGCCAAGTGATTTCCTTGGGCTCCTGGCAGGGACAGTTCCATCAGCAGAGAGAACTTGAGTATACTTTATTCCGTAAGAGAAGGTGCACAAATCTCGTGAGGCCTCAGGGGTGGATGAGATGTAAAGCAGCTCTGAACACAGGGGAGGGGCCTGCAGGCTTGTTTGGAGGGAGGCCTCTGGATGTGAGCAGGTAAAGGTGGATATGTCCCAGGGAGTTTTCTTCCAATGGAACAGAGATTGTGGGGTCTCCCTGGAGGACTGAGGGCAGTCTTCTGGGATAGAATGGGAGACACTGCTGAGGACCACCTTGCAGGGCTCTGGAGTGACTCCTGGGAGTCTTCAGAGATGAGCTGACCCCTGTCTGCTTCCTCCCTCTAGCCCTTATACACTTAAGAGTTGAAATAGCTGCTTGTCCCACCACCTCTACGGCAGCAGAGAGAGGATTCACCGTTATCCTCGATTCTGGGCATCCCAGgcctggggagggcaggagggcagcTTTTGGAAGCAGCCTCCTCTTAGGGCATGTGAGGCATAAATGTCTCTTTGAGGTCTAGGGAACAAGGAGAAATGTAGGGTTTAGGTGGGATGGAGTAGGAACTTAAAGCAGGAGGGAAAGAACTGATATTTGGAGAAAGGAAGGACTCAATGCGAATGGATTACAGAAGATTCCAGTTCCTCTGCTGGAGAGGCTGGAGTCAAGGAGGCCAGTGCTGAGGGCCTAACTCCAAAGGCAGGTGGCATCACAGAGTCAGGAGGGCCTGGAGGGTCCCAGGCCTGTGACCAGGCAGAGCTGAGCAGTCAGGGCCAGCTCAGGAGCTCCAGGGCTAGACCGAATTTTCCTGCAGGATCCTTCCCCACCCTGTGGGTGTCAGCCACATCCTCTCTACCTCCTCATTCATGAGGTTCTTTCTGCTCTCAGGTTCTCAGGGAAGAGCCAGGGTGGAGAGGAAATgatccccccacctcccagtgcCCTGAGCAGATGCCTGACACCCCTGTCCCCACACAGGCACATCCACACACAGCCTCACCTACCAGGACGCTGAGAGCATTCTGCTTATCCTCTTCTGTCAACTTCTCATCAACTCTGCCCTTCAGCCTTCTGGCATTGGCCACTATCGCACTGTTTGTGTTGTATTCTTTCACTTTAGCAATGTATTCGTCAGGGGTTCCCTTCACAAAGAGGTAAACATCCTCCCTCACTGCTGGGCAGATGTCACAATCTTAAACAGAGAGATAAGGGCACACTCCTTGAAAGGCATTTATCAGAACAcactcttcccttcccctccagaCATGCTCAGTGCTGCCCTGCGAAGGTGTCAGAACCCCTGGGGAGCCCAGGTCCCAGCCACTCACTTCCACCCACGATGAGGAGCAAGGCAGTGCAGAGCAGCAGGAGAGCTCCAGCCCGCCTCATGGTGCTGGTGGCAAGTGCTCCCTACTCACCTGGAGCCCTTTTCATAACACGTCCATGTCCTCACCCCAAGGGATCTTGTGTCAGATGCTTCCTTTTCCCGAAGATCCTGCCAGGCCACAGCCTGGTGTTTCCCAGGTCTGCACAGGAGGAGCTGTGTGTGTTGGCAAGATGCTAGTCCTTGAGTCCACAGAGGGCACTggctcagcctcctcctcctggagggctctgggggaggggcagctgaCACAGGAAGCTTAACAACTGAAAATCCCCAGGTTGACTAAAAAGGGCAAAAATGCTCAAAAATCAGGCCTCCTGAATGCTGGCCTATGAGAGCCTGTCGGAACAACACATGATCTTGAAGACAGGCAGGTGTGGACTTTATACTCTGAGCTTAGGAATGGTCTCACAGGGAGTAAGTGCCAGGCAAGTCAGAGCACAAGGCCTGACCCCTTGGTCAGGCTCTCTGGTGGCTCCTGCCCCGCCCTGCTGTTATCACTGTTTCCTTAATCTTGTCAGTGGCCTCTGTTGGGCCACTTCCCCAAACCAGTTTCTGGAGACTGGAAAC from Cervus elaphus chromosome 4, mCerEla1.1, whole genome shotgun sequence includes:
- the LOC122690799 gene encoding uncharacterized protein LOC122690799 isoform X2; the encoded protein is MKRAPDCDICPAVREDVYLFVKGTPDEYIAKVKEYNTNSAIVANARRLKGRVDEKLTEEDKQNALSVLTSKRHLCLTCPKRRLLPKAALLPSPGLGCPESRITVNPLSAAVEVVGQAAISTLKCIRARGRKQTGVSSSLKTPRSHSRALQGGPQQCLPFYPRRLPSVLQGDPTISVPLEENSLGHIHLYLLTSRGLPPNKPAGPSPVFRAALHLIHP
- the LOC122690799 gene encoding major allergen I polypeptide chain 1-like isoform X3, which gives rise to MRRAGALLLLCTALLLIVGGNCDICPAVREDVYLFVKGTPDEYIAKVKEYNTNSAIVANARRLKGRVDEKLTEEDKQNALSVLLLLRNKVYSSSLC
- the LOC122690799 gene encoding uncharacterized protein LOC122690799 isoform X1; this translates as MRRAGALLLLCTALLLIVGGNCDICPAVREDVYLFVKGTPDEYIAKVKEYNTNSAIVANARRLKGRVDEKLTEEDKQNALSVLTSKRHLCLTCPKRRLLPKAALLPSPGLGCPESRITVNPLSAAVEVVGQAAISTLKCIRARGRKQTGVSSSLKTPRSHSRALQGGPQQCLPFYPRRLPSVLQGDPTISVPLEENSLGHIHLYLLTSRGLPPNKPAGPSPVFRAALHLIHP